The genomic DNA GTTTTTAAATGATGCAAAAGGAAACACCCGGCGTAGTGTACAGTAGAGTGCTTGTTGTATGTAACTGAATAAGGAGGTTTAGGTATGGCAAACAAACAAAAAATAAGGATAAGGTTAAAAGCATTTGATTACCAGATATTAGACCAATCGGCTGAAAAGATTGTAGAGACGGCAAAAAGAACAGGCGCAACTGTTTCCGGACCGGTACCCCTTCCGACGGAGAAAGAAATTATTACTATATTAAGAGCGCCGCATAAATATAAGGATGCACGTGAGCAGTTTGAAATGAGGACACACAAAAGACTGATAGATATTCTCCAACCCACGCCGAAAACTGTAGATGCTCTTATGAGACTGGATTTACCGGCTGGTGTTGATATAGAAATTAAACTATAAAGAAAGTAAATTTTGGTCATGTCCATAAAATCTAAAATAGTATTAAAAAATGAAGATGGCAAATGAATGTAATTATAGATTTATGGACCAATAACCATTTGGAGGGAAGTAATAATGAACAAATTCATGTTAGGGAAAAAAATAGGTATGACTCAAATTTTTGATGAAGAAGGTTTTATTATTCCGGTTACCGTAATAAAGGCCGGTCCATGTACAGTAGTACAGAAAAAGACTATGGAAAATGATGGATACACTGCATTGAAGTTGGGGTTTGAAGATATTCCTGAAAGAAAGGTAAATAGGCCGGGACTTGGAGAGTTTAAGAAGTATAAAATAACTCCGAAAAGATACATTAGAGAATTTAGAGTGGACGATGTCGGTAAGTATGAGAATGGCCAGGAGATAAAAGTATCGGATGTATTTACACCAGGAGACAGAGTAGATGTTACGGGTACTTCCAAAGGAAAAGGATTTCAAGGGGTTATAAAGCGTTTTGGTGTTTCGAGAGGCCGTGAAACTCATGGTTCTATGTACCACAGAAGACCAGGTTCCATGGGAGCAAACACAGATCCTGGAAGAGTTTTCAAGAGGAAGAAACTCCCAGGACATATGGGAGCAGAAAGAGTTACAATACAGAATCTTGACGTAGTTAAAGTGGACGAGGAAAGAAATTTACTTTTGTTAAAAGGTTCAGTACCAGGTCCTAAAGGTGGCTTACTTCTTATAAAAGAAACTGTCAAAGCTGGCAGAAGATAGTTCGGGAAGGGAGGAATTTAAATGCCGAAAGTTGATGTGCATAACATAGATGGAGATGTTGTAGGTGAGATAGAACTAAAAGATGAAATATTTGGAGTTGATGTAAATCCGAATTTACTTCACCTGGTAGTTGTAAATCAATTAGCCAATAAAAGGCAGGGTACCCAGTCTACAAAGACCAGAGGCGAAGTACGCGGTGGAGGTAGAAAACCGTGGAGGCAAAAGGGTACCGGAAGGGCAAGACAGGGAAGTATTAGGGCACCTCAATGGATAAAAGGAGGAATAGCATTAGGACCTAAACCAAGAAGTTATAAATATACATTGCCTAAAAAGGTAAAACGGCAAGCTTTGAAATCAGCCTTAACATCCAAGGTAAACGAAGAAAAACTTATTGTCCTTGAAGATTTAAGATTTGATCAGATTAAGACCAAACAGATGGTTAAAGTGCTTAACAACTTAAATGTAGATACCAGTGCTTTAATAGTATTAGAAGGTAAGAATGAAAATGTTGAA from Bacillota bacterium includes the following:
- the rpsJ gene encoding 30S ribosomal protein S10, whose amino-acid sequence is MANKQKIRIRLKAFDYQILDQSAEKIVETAKRTGATVSGPVPLPTEKEIITILRAPHKYKDAREQFEMRTHKRLIDILQPTPKTVDALMRLDLPAGVDIEIKL
- the rplC gene encoding 50S ribosomal protein L3, translated to MNKFMLGKKIGMTQIFDEEGFIIPVTVIKAGPCTVVQKKTMENDGYTALKLGFEDIPERKVNRPGLGEFKKYKITPKRYIREFRVDDVGKYENGQEIKVSDVFTPGDRVDVTGTSKGKGFQGVIKRFGVSRGRETHGSMYHRRPGSMGANTDPGRVFKRKKLPGHMGAERVTIQNLDVVKVDEERNLLLLKGSVPGPKGGLLLIKETVKAGRR
- the rplD gene encoding 50S ribosomal protein L4, with protein sequence MPKVDVHNIDGDVVGEIELKDEIFGVDVNPNLLHLVVVNQLANKRQGTQSTKTRGEVRGGGRKPWRQKGTGRARQGSIRAPQWIKGGIALGPKPRSYKYTLPKKVKRQALKSALTSKVNEEKLIVLEDLRFDQIKTKQMVKVLNNLNVDTSALIVLEGKNENVEKSARNIPGIKTAFVNTINVFDILKYDKFIITKDAVQKVEEVYV